From Streptomyces yatensis, one genomic window encodes:
- a CDS encoding extracellular solute-binding protein: MSNSQASASTSAPSRRTFLAATAVAAAAVAGGTPLLSGCSTEEGSGKGGTTSGKELKNLLPTYAASTVADPDIPSVNGSSPGYTKAPPAAALVASVKGKPGHGGSYTMFEPLWGTPPPKNNAYYKAVNDALGATISLRPQDGNTYGEKLGAVLASGDIADIVVIPLWEMGGRIHGAVGAKFADLGPYLSGDKVKKYPNLAAIPTAAWQMSVFGGKLRGLPMPSRPLAGVIPYYREDIFAEEGYQVPKSPAEFLALAKEITRPRSKVWACDDMWWSAQRFFGCPGEKPYYWVEKDGKLVHKVETENYLEALEWCRKLFAGGYVHPDAVAGKGNDALTRFTSGQTLLYNDGDAKWYGATFEQAGPNPAFKIQGMDWFGPDGGDPVIYLDAPAQIWSFLNKSLSRDEIEEILALANFIAAPFGTKEQRLIDYGVEGVHHDMKKGVPVKNATGVRDVQDTYRFIASPQASVAYPDFPKMVEDYCGWMQRMGKFARKPLFYGMQIQEPNRYASLYTPFEDLAKDVTRGRKSIKDAQRAISDWRGGGGDRLRDWYAKLLDTNGSGA; this comes from the coding sequence ATGTCGAACTCCCAGGCCTCGGCCTCCACTTCCGCTCCCAGCCGGAGAACCTTTCTGGCCGCCACGGCGGTTGCCGCGGCGGCCGTCGCGGGAGGGACGCCGCTGCTGTCCGGGTGCTCCACCGAGGAGGGCTCCGGCAAGGGCGGCACCACCTCCGGCAAGGAGCTGAAGAACCTGCTGCCGACCTATGCGGCCTCGACGGTGGCGGACCCGGACATCCCCAGCGTCAACGGCTCCAGCCCCGGCTACACCAAGGCCCCGCCCGCCGCCGCACTGGTCGCCTCCGTGAAGGGCAAGCCCGGCCACGGCGGCAGCTACACGATGTTCGAACCGCTGTGGGGCACCCCGCCGCCCAAGAACAACGCCTACTACAAGGCGGTCAACGACGCGCTCGGCGCCACGATCAGCCTGCGGCCGCAGGACGGCAACACCTACGGCGAGAAGCTCGGCGCCGTCCTGGCCTCCGGCGATATCGCCGATATCGTGGTGATCCCGCTATGGGAGATGGGCGGGCGGATCCATGGCGCGGTCGGCGCCAAATTCGCCGACCTGGGGCCGTATCTCTCCGGTGACAAGGTCAAGAAATATCCGAACCTCGCCGCCATTCCCACCGCCGCCTGGCAGATGTCCGTCTTCGGTGGCAAGCTCCGCGGGCTGCCGATGCCCTCCCGCCCGCTCGCCGGTGTCATTCCGTACTACCGCGAGGACATCTTCGCCGAGGAGGGCTACCAGGTCCCGAAGAGCCCGGCGGAATTCCTCGCTCTGGCCAAGGAGATCACCCGGCCCAGGAGCAAGGTATGGGCCTGCGACGACATGTGGTGGTCGGCGCAGCGGTTCTTCGGCTGTCCGGGGGAGAAGCCGTACTACTGGGTCGAGAAGGACGGCAAGCTGGTCCACAAGGTCGAGACCGAGAACTACCTCGAGGCCCTGGAATGGTGCCGCAAGCTCTTCGCCGGGGGCTATGTCCACCCCGACGCGGTCGCGGGCAAGGGCAATGACGCACTGACCCGCTTCACCTCCGGCCAGACGCTCCTCTACAACGACGGCGACGCCAAGTGGTACGGCGCCACCTTCGAACAGGCCGGGCCGAACCCCGCATTCAAGATCCAGGGAATGGACTGGTTCGGCCCCGACGGCGGCGACCCGGTCATCTATCTGGACGCGCCCGCCCAGATCTGGTCCTTCCTCAACAAGAGCCTCTCCAGGGACGAGATCGAGGAAATCCTCGCCCTCGCGAACTTCATCGCCGCGCCCTTCGGCACCAAGGAACAGCGCCTCATCGACTACGGCGTCGAAGGCGTGCACCACGACATGAAGAAGGGGGTGCCGGTCAAGAACGCCACGGGCGTCCGGGACGTCCAGGACACCTACCGCTTCATCGCCTCCCCCCAGGCCAGCGTCGCCTATCCGGACTTTCCGAAGATGGTCGAGGACTACTGCGGCTGGATGCAGCGGATGGGCAAGTTCGCCAGGAAGCCGCTCTTCTACGGGATGCAGATCCAGGAGCCCAACCGCTACGCCTCGCTCTACACGCCCTTCGAGGACCTCGCCAAGGACGTCACCCGCGGCCGTAAGTCGATCAAGGACGCCCAGCGGGCCATCAGCGACTGGCGCGGCGGTGGCGGCGACCGGCTCCGCGACTGGTACGCGAAGCTCCTCGACACGAACGGCAGCGGCGCCTGA
- a CDS encoding ABC transporter permease, with amino-acid sequence MTLDIRGRAKPRGVPSARGGWWQRLRRDRALLLMTAPAVGLLLLFTYVPLIWTTVAFKDYDPFTQGLWSSPWVGLDNFTLLFEDSRFWDAFANTLSITFIQLVLFFPVPIALALLLNSVLSDRVRGLVQSILYLPHFFSWVLVITIFQQMLGGAGLLAQQLRAHGHEGFDLMTDPAVFKFLITAQLVWKDAGWGVIVFLAALSAVNQDLYEAAAVDGANRWRRMWHVTLPALRPVVALLLVLRVGDSLTVGFEQILLQRDAVGPGASEVFDTYVWWVGIANTDYGIAAAGGLIKGVFSLVLVLIANKVAHVLGEQGVYRK; translated from the coding sequence ATGACGCTGGACATCCGGGGCCGGGCCAAGCCCCGCGGCGTCCCGTCGGCCCGTGGCGGCTGGTGGCAACGGCTGCGCCGGGACCGCGCCCTGCTGCTGATGACCGCGCCCGCCGTCGGTCTGCTGCTGCTGTTCACCTACGTACCGCTGATCTGGACCACCGTCGCCTTCAAGGACTACGACCCGTTCACCCAGGGGCTGTGGAGCAGCCCCTGGGTGGGCCTCGACAACTTCACCCTCCTCTTCGAGGACAGCCGCTTCTGGGACGCCTTCGCCAACACCCTCTCCATCACCTTCATCCAGCTGGTGCTGTTCTTCCCGGTGCCCATCGCGCTGGCGCTGCTGCTCAACAGCGTGCTCAGCGACCGGGTCCGCGGCCTGGTGCAGTCGATCCTGTACCTGCCGCACTTCTTCTCCTGGGTGCTGGTCATCACGATCTTCCAGCAGATGCTCGGCGGCGCCGGGCTGCTCGCCCAGCAGCTGCGCGCCCATGGGCACGAGGGCTTCGACCTGATGACCGACCCGGCGGTCTTCAAGTTCCTGATCACCGCCCAGCTGGTGTGGAAGGACGCGGGCTGGGGCGTGATCGTCTTCCTGGCCGCCCTCTCCGCCGTCAACCAGGACCTCTACGAGGCCGCGGCGGTGGACGGCGCGAACCGCTGGCGCCGGATGTGGCACGTCACCCTGCCCGCGCTGCGCCCCGTGGTCGCCCTGCTGCTGGTGCTGCGCGTCGGCGACTCGCTGACCGTCGGCTTCGAGCAGATCCTGCTCCAGCGCGACGCGGTGGGGCCGGGCGCCTCGGAGGTCTTCGACACCTATGTGTGGTGGGTCGGCATCGCCAACACCGACTACGGGATCGCCGCCGCCGGCGGGCTGATCAAGGGCGTCTTCAGCCTGGTGCTGGTGCTGATCGCCAACAAGGTCGCCCATGTCCTCGGCGAGCAGGGGGTCTACCGGAAATGA